A window of Hevea brasiliensis isolate MT/VB/25A 57/8 chromosome 14, ASM3005281v1, whole genome shotgun sequence contains these coding sequences:
- the LOC110653013 gene encoding putative disease resistance protein RGA3: MVERRGQTHSSLTQVVVGREKDKKEIVDFLLSSSCGENVSIISIVGIGGLGKTTLAQLAYYDETVKSNFELKMWVCISDNFEVKIIVEKILESPIGEKPKNLEMNTLKDLLHEKISGKKYVLVLDDVLDEDSEKWFYLKDLLVGGRSGSKLIVTTRLKNVAQMIGSTKTHDLQGLLVDDSWSLFANMAFKQGEVISPDHERIGKEIVTKCVGVPLAVRVIGHLLYSKNTVDNWRNFKEKELPNMNE, translated from the coding sequence ATGGTTGAGCGAAGAGGGCAAACTCACTCATCTTTAACTCAAGTAGTTGTTGGCAGAGAAAAGGATAAGAAGGAAATTGTTGATTTTCTTCTGTCTTCTAGTTGTGGGGAGAATGTGTCAATCATTTCCATTGTGGGTATTGGAGGCTTAGGAAAGACAACACTTGCTCAACTTGCATATTATGATGAGACGGTGAAATCAAATTTTGAGCTAAAAATGTGGGTGTGCATTTCTGATAATTTTGAAGTTAAAATAATTGTTGAAAAGATTTTGGAATCTCCCATTGGTGAAAAACCTAAAAATCTTGAAATGAATACCTTGAAAGATCTTCTTCATGAAAAAATTAGTGGAAAAAAATATGTACTTGTTTTGGATGATGTATTGGATGAGGATTCTGAAAAATGGTTTTACTTGAAGGATTTGTTAGTTGGGGGTAGAAGTGGAAGCAAATTAATAGTGACTACACGTCTTAAAAATGTTGCACAAATGATAGGATCAACAAAAACACATGACTTACAAGGCCTACTTGTTGATGATTCGTGGTCTTTATTTGCAAATATGGCCTTTAAACAAGGGGAAGTCATTAGCCCAGACCATGAGAGAATTGGAAAAGAAATTGTGACAAAATGTGTTGGAGTCCCTTTAGCTGTAAGAGTAATAGGTCATTTATTGTATTCTAAAAATACAGTAGATAACTGgcgaaattttaaagaaaaagagCTTCCAAATATGAATGAATAG